GACACGGACGCTCGGCGCGGGCGCGGAGCTCGCGATCCCGTCGGACGGGCGGGAGACCGCCATCGTCGTGCTCGGCGGAGGCGGTGTCGCGGTCAGGCCCGGCGACGACCGGGGTGCCCTCCTCGAGCTCGCCGGCCGACGCTCGGTCTGGGATGGTCTCCCGTGGGCCGTCTACCTGCCGGCGGCGATCGGTGCGACCGTCGTGGGCGTTCCGCTCGATCACCATGGAAGCGTGGATCTCGCGATCGCCCGCTCTCCGATCGCCGCCCGGGCGAAGGCCACCGGGCGGCCGGTCGTGATCCGCCCGGAGGACTGCCGGATCGAGAGCCGCGGTGCCGGGAACGCGACGCGACAGATCACCCACATCATCGCTCCCGAGTTCCCGGCCGATCGGCTGCTGCTCGTCGAGGTATATACGCCGTCCGGGAACTGGTCGAGCTGGCCGCCGCACAAGCACGACGTCGACGCGATGCCCGACGAGGCCGTCCTCGAGGAGATCTATTGCTACCGGTTCCGGCGGCCCGAGGACTGGGCGATCCAGCGGGTCTACCGGCGTCCGGGTACGCCCCTGGAACGATCATCCGGGCCACGCGACGCGCTCTGGGAGGTGCGCTCGGGGGACGTCGTCATCGTCACGGACGGCTACCACCCGTTCGTGACGAGCCACGGCGCGGACGCCTACTACCTCAACGCCCTCGCCGGCGACCGGCGGACGATGGCCTGCTCGTTCGACCCGGATCTCGACTTCGTCCGGGCGGCGTGGGCGACCATGCCACCGGATCCGCGGGTCCC
Above is a window of Chloroflexota bacterium DNA encoding:
- the iolB gene encoding 5-deoxy-glucuronate isomerase translates to MSGSSAGGDPPVAAVAPPNRLAVDALHLRPEGDGAVGLDPTRAGWRYLSFETRTLGAGAELAIPSDGRETAIVVLGGGGVAVRPGDDRGALLELAGRRSVWDGLPWAVYLPAAIGATVVGVPLDHHGSVDLAIARSPIAARAKATGRPVVIRPEDCRIESRGAGNATRQITHIIAPEFPADRLLLVEVYTPSGNWSSWPPHKHDVDAMPDEAVLEEIYCYRFRRPEDWAIQRVYRRPGTPLERSSGPRDALWEVRSGDVVIVTDGYHPFVTSHGADAYYLNALAGDRRTMACSFDPDLDFVRAAWATMPPDPRVPLVDAGGPRKR